The sequence AGTGTGTGTGAAtggggagagagagggggtTTTCATGATGGGAAACTAGTACACAATAGCATTAGGGGGGAGGTATAGTTGTAAAGAAAACTGTACTATGAATGAGAAAGTGTGACGCAAGTACACTTTTCTATGAGCATacgtctacatgtatatattattaaGACCTTAGAGTTGAGTGAGGTGGTGGCGCTCTTGAGGAGGGACTCACGGTCGTCAAGGGTAACTGGGGTCGACATCTCAGTGAGGACCTCGGTGGCTTTGACAGCTGCCTTCTGGAATGAGTCGGAAATCGTTGTGGGGTGGATACCTGTAAAACGGAGCACGAATTGTAAAGGGTGCCATACACCTTACACCAATATCAGGACTGATCGGCTTCGGTAATAATGCTAACAGAACACGCCACAACTATGAGAGCATGCACAGAGGGCGCACTATTGGGCCTCCGAGATCATAATCCAAAACTAGTGTAGCTATAGTACTTCACCTTTGTATGCACAATACGTACATGCCAATCAATGCATAATATTTATCAGGATGTCATACAGGGGAAAGGAgggataccccccccccccctaaaatgttGTATTCATGCACCAGTTGTcggactgagtgtccatagctggggtattgaaataacagctGACATTTTTTCAGCAAAATTTTCTgattacttttcttatttccccctctactttaaaatcctgtatgacaccctgtttATGCTCTCTGTGATCCGGCACAGGGATAAATTTTGAGGCCACAGTAAAGAACACCCACTAAGATACCTTTCTCCAGCAAGTTCTGACTGGCGTTGAGCAGACTCCCTGCAATGACCACCACAGAGGTAGTTCCGTCACCAGCCTCAATATCTTGTGCCTTGGAGAGCTCCACCAGCTGAGcagtgtggttgtgtgtgggtgggagagTAATACTGTCACTGAGCATACGTAAAGGAATACAGCTCATAAATTTCTTTATTTCACTTTCGTTTATTGTTAATCTTTTCTTTACAGTGCCTTCAGCTTTGAGAGTAAATACCATGCACAATAGGGTGAGTAGCTAGTTGTAACTTAAATctatctcaagattggaacatttctaagaaattgtgctgataccattgtataggtgaatgaataagctacaacattattcaaaaatatttcctcaaaagttgttgtagcgggaaatcattttaggtgaAAATGGGGGTACATCgtaaaaaaatgtgtgtaacatcaaatatctccggaactaaagtatttctggacacATTTTTTGTTACatcaaaagatagaaaataTTAACAATTAAagtgcaaaaacaattagaccttagacgacaaaattaatttgcttgagttccatcgctaagcgaaaaggcacccaAAATACACCATAATTGAGTATTAATCAGtacgtgtacttatgtaagctatacgtaaccatgcataatattatgttaggttaactattcaggaatgttgtgccaaagTTCCAAACTTTAGCCGAAAACGATTGGTCTTTTCCATTgctaagcgattgtccactatagaaaaATGTTGGTGTTATATAAACCaacacatacccaccacctttgaTTGCCATGGAAATctttttggatatgttttagataatttgttcaccgttatcatcatattttcttagaaatgttccaaccCCAAAATATTCACATTTATGCACCAATACACACCAAATTGCGTTTATTTACTCTCTAAGCTGAATGCACTGTAAAAGGAAATTAATAAcattatctacatgtagccaatataaattatatcacATTGAGGTTATATATAAAAAAAACCAGTTCAATTGTGTTCATTCTCTTCATTCTCTGAGAGGTATCGGTCATAGGCATCCTCCACCCATTTTTGAGGGGTGGCTATGTCGTCTCTCACTCTCCTCTTGTAGCAGCGGGCCAGGAGGTAGTACAACACAAACCCAGCAAGACTTAACAAAGCAGCCAGTCCAGTATACAGTATCACTATCCACGGGTGAGTTGATCTAAGATCATGAAGTACTTCGAACAATATTTGAGCTAAAATGTATGTGACTACATAGATACACCACACATAGCCGAGCAGAAGGCCTCTCATATTGTAGGGCGactgggcacacacaaattCCATAGCGGAAGTCAGTAACGAGATAAGAAGAGCGGCCACGACAATAGAGTGAGCATATGCCAACACTATGTGGACAGGGTGGTTCGTCACATAGTAGTAAATACTcagatgtacacacacaaagttCACGATGAAGATTGCAAATGCTATAAGGCCAATTCGTCGTATGGAGCTTAGAAATATGTGACAGATCAGAGGGTACATGAATAGCTCATAAACTACTACTAGAACAATACACCACAGGTCCCATTGATAAGTGAAGTAGGTCAGTACAGTTGTGGTACAGTTGGAGGCTCCATCGAAATGCAGCTCATAATCAAACAGATCAAAAACGCTCAGAAACATATGAAAAGCGACGAGGATTATCGACATGGGTGAGGTAAGAGCTAAAATTCGAAAGAgagttttcacatcttcaacttgctctgtagtgaacgGTCCACCATACCTGGACTTGCTCacgtccattcttgaaggaatgtcttcctcccagtatgtgagagcactgcgattgataGGAGCCTTGTGTTGCTTAGCAAACTTGAGAATTCGATAAATAATTTTCAGAGACTGCGGtgactttggttcaattatCAGCCATTTTGGAGTTATAAAAACATCAGAAATGAGAACAATAGACATGCAAATCACTGGAAACAAGCTAAAAACAAGAGCATACTCCGACCCAATACACTGAACACCAACATTAAAAGAAACTTCGGCTAACCAAAACCCACCGAACACAGAAGCGACAAACCAGGCGATGAAACTGGTAATGTTAGTTGATGAAGActcaggcatctgatccagaCCAACTTGAGGCAACGTCACTGGAATTATGGCACTACTGCCATGCCCAATAAACTTGACTATAGTAGTTAGTGCAATTGCCAGGCTAGCATCGATGTCAACGGCATTTTCAACAACAAACAGAAAAGATTGAAGCAAAGCTGTCACAAACATTAAAACCATCCCCATCTTAGCAACACGGTACTGCCCTAAATATGTGTCCGCCAGCCAACCAAAAAAGACGGCACTGAACGGCCACAGGATATAAGGGACAACACTAACAATCACACTGCCCTCCACTTCAGACACACCAACGTACTTATAGGTCATAGCATCGATCATTACAGAGAGAAAGAAGTTCCAGACGAGAACTAACAGGGCTGACTTGGAAGAAAATTTTCTCCATCTGGGCTTGAGGCATTTCCTGTAGTTGGGCTTAAGCTGCTGAATACATACAGGTGGTTCAACTTTTTCAGATATGCTAGCCAAATTTTCAGACATGTTAAAGTTTTAGTTGTCTTTACAGCTAGGCTACATTCGTCAATAAGCAATGGCTACTGATTAGCACGTGCCACTACACATATTGTTCGAGTGAGACAATGTTTTTAACAACTTATGTGActgtatgtacaatacacCCCAAAAACATTGTCAAATGCCCCAAGGATACATATATAGTGGCAACCATTGTATTCCTGCAGTACACATACAGTTATTATATTGT is a genomic window of Halichondria panicea chromosome 15, odHalPani1.1, whole genome shotgun sequence containing:
- the LOC135348836 gene encoding solute carrier family 15 member 4-like, whose protein sequence is MSENLASISEKVEPPVCIQQLKPNYRKCLKPRWRKFSSKSALLVLVWNFFLSVMIDAMTYKYVGVSEVEGSVIVSVVPYILWPFSAVFFGWLADTYLGQYRVAKMGMVLMFVTALLQSFLFVVENAVDIDASLAIALTTIVKFIGHGSSAIIPVTLPQVGLDQMPESSSTNITSFIAWFVASVFGGFWLAEVSFNVGVQCIGSEYALVFSLFPVICMSIVLISDVFITPKWLIIEPKSPQSLKIIYRILKFAKQHKAPINRSALTYWEEDIPSRMDVSKSRYGGPFTTEQVEDVKTLFRILALTSPMSIILVAFHMFLSVFDLFDYELHFDGASNCTTTVLTYFTYQWDLWCIVLVVVYELFMYPLICHIFLSSIRRIGLIAFAIFIVNFVCVHLSIYYYVTNHPVHIVLAYAHSIVVAALLISLLTSAMEFVCAQSPYNMRGLLLGYVWCIYVVTYILAQILFEVLHDLRSTHPWIVILYTGLAALLSLAGFVLYYLLARCYKRRVRDDIATPQKWVEDAYDRYLSENEENEHN